A single region of the Fimbriimonadaceae bacterium genome encodes:
- a CDS encoding prepilin-type N-terminal cleavage/methylation domain-containing protein — protein MRKAFTLIELLVVIAIIAILAAILFPVFAQAKASAKKTASISGLKQVALGLPMYSVDYDDIAVPEYGYGTPTQPDAYLNGNTWVGRIYPYVKNRGIFFDKLMNEPKGDLFPDPFFPGYTYRWEWITNFSLNTDGYSRRFSGDSCNNISWTTTGYRSLTSFDDSAARLAVAVTRYANLDYAWMRFYGIDASWPTIDRYATGWSWYQVIWDSRRQWGNRFTGAFADGHAGKYGREKFVGYYADNPSQSEATTYAQYCQRMDDKNLWSFWGRPWAE, from the coding sequence ATGCGAAAAGCTTTTACACTGATTGAACTTCTTGTGGTGATCGCGATCATTGCCATTCTTGCCGCCATCCTGTTCCCCGTTTTTGCGCAAGCCAAGGCTTCTGCCAAGAAGACGGCCTCGATTTCGGGTCTCAAACAGGTTGCCCTCGGTTTGCCGATGTACTCTGTGGATTACGACGATATTGCCGTTCCCGAGTATGGCTACGGAACGCCGACTCAACCTGACGCTTACCTTAATGGCAACACCTGGGTCGGACGAATCTACCCTTACGTGAAGAACCGCGGCATCTTCTTCGACAAGCTCATGAACGAGCCTAAAGGGGACTTGTTCCCCGATCCATTCTTCCCTGGCTACACCTACCGCTGGGAATGGATCACCAACTTCTCACTCAACACCGACGGCTATTCTCGGCGGTTCAGCGGTGACAGTTGCAACAACATCTCTTGGACGACGACGGGCTACCGTTCCTTGACTTCTTTTGACGACTCGGCGGCGAGGCTGGCCGTTGCCGTCACTCGATATGCAAACCTCGATTACGCGTGGATGCGCTTTTATGGCATCGATGCAAGTTGGCCGACGATTGATCGCTATGCGACTGGGTGGAGTTGGTATCAGGTGATTTGGGATTCTCGCCGGCAGTGGGGCAACCGGTTCACGGGAGCCTTTGCGGATGGACACGCCGGTAAATACGGTCGAGAAAAGTTCGTCGGCTATTACGCAGACAATCCTTCGCAATCGGAAGCAACAACCTATGCGCAGTACTGCCAGCGGATGGATGACAAGAACCTGTGGTCATTCTGGGGACGTCCGTGGGCAGAGTAG
- a CDS encoding DUF554 domain-containing protein, giving the protein MRGTLLNTATVAGGGVLGMTVGLYIPTEYKTIAITALGLVTVGIGLKQFLETKNIIVVAISLVIGGCLGLLLGIHHGIELFSDWAKTNFAGGGTQHFQEALITTSVLFCVGPMTLLGCMQDALEKKIDLLAIKSTLDGIVAFFFAVSLGKDGIAMVVVAGIVLIFQGILTLLARQLKPLAENAEMLIETSATGGLMLVAIGFGLLDMKRVETASYLPALAITPLIIWQIQKRRKRTAPPEPDSV; this is encoded by the coding sequence ATGCGCGGAACGCTTCTGAACACAGCCACAGTTGCCGGTGGAGGCGTGCTGGGCATGACCGTCGGACTGTACATCCCAACGGAGTACAAAACCATCGCCATCACCGCGCTCGGCCTCGTTACGGTCGGAATAGGGCTCAAACAGTTTCTGGAAACCAAGAACATCATCGTCGTGGCCATTTCACTCGTCATTGGCGGCTGCCTTGGACTGCTGCTTGGCATCCACCACGGGATCGAACTGTTTTCAGACTGGGCAAAGACGAACTTTGCAGGCGGTGGAACGCAGCACTTCCAAGAAGCCCTCATTACAACCTCCGTGCTCTTCTGCGTGGGCCCCATGACGCTGCTGGGCTGCATGCAAGACGCACTCGAAAAGAAGATCGACCTGCTCGCCATCAAGTCCACCCTCGATGGCATCGTTGCCTTCTTTTTTGCCGTATCGCTTGGGAAGGATGGGATAGCGATGGTCGTTGTCGCCGGGATCGTCCTTATTTTCCAGGGCATCCTCACCCTCCTCGCCCGCCAACTCAAACCGCTCGCCGAGAACGCCGAAATGCTGATCGAGACGTCGGCAACCGGCGGTCTCATGCTGGTGGCGATCGGCTTCGGCTTGCTCGATATGAAGAGAGTCGAAACGGCTTCATACCTCCCCGCCTTGGCAATCACACCGCTCATCATCTGGCAGATTCAAAAGCGAAGAAAGCGAACGGCTCCGCCAGAACCGGATTCAGTGTAA
- a CDS encoding flagellar biosynthesis anti-sigma factor FlgM yields the protein MQISNEEVKRIMGRGVISDIEDLAHGIDDPEYPIEPEMVEAVTKLVVEMPDREDRVAELKAKIESGQYNPTGDEIADAMIRRNIADQVR from the coding sequence ATGCAAATTTCGAACGAAGAAGTAAAGAGAATAATGGGTCGCGGAGTCATCAGCGACATCGAAGACCTGGCGCACGGCATCGACGACCCGGAATATCCGATCGAACCAGAAATGGTCGAGGCCGTCACGAAGCTGGTCGTTGAAATGCCAGACCGAGAAGATCGAGTTGCAGAACTCAAGGCGAAGATCGAGTCCGGTCAATACAACCCAACAGGCGACGAAATCGCCGACGCGATGATTCGAAGAAACATCGCCGATCAGGTTCGGTAA
- a CDS encoding metallophosphoesterase — protein sequence METLKLMSYGFGLACGLAWALIITLVWTAVAGPIQEYLTERFLDPRRKSHETPLGASGPPTTGSLSVLVSDLHLDFWDYSGFGDQKLPQFQAFLKHVAANPRVKRFYLNGDLMDLPTHPNHFPAENAPIQLDSQGNVSFFLKDSRIVPGSLQPEFDQVLSEIGALSRTMVGRGDYPCIFLTGNHDIGINGLRFARKDQSFWPAQIAWGPSVIYRATDRSAVYIEHGHLVDPFLWLYLRYALLDLTRVGIQSVMQRGGRTGMGKKTDTRKMEMFEMVAAGVYDEKLYGWPSTEREKSPQYRDKPIEWLARHRYRHAARRRFRELGGSKGTVKVVTFGHTHIPDCYRFPGGLTYLNSGDWSIDTPHCCFSLIDDDGNIHGPYQWPFDKDKI from the coding sequence ATGGAAACCCTTAAGCTCATGAGTTACGGATTTGGCTTGGCCTGTGGTCTTGCTTGGGCGCTCATCATCACGCTCGTCTGGACGGCCGTCGCCGGACCGATTCAGGAGTACCTCACCGAAAGATTTCTCGACCCACGCCGCAAATCCCACGAAACACCCCTAGGCGCTTCCGGCCCGCCAACAACAGGAAGCCTGTCCGTTCTCGTCTCCGACCTCCACCTCGACTTCTGGGATTACTCCGGCTTTGGCGACCAAAAGCTCCCCCAATTCCAAGCATTCCTCAAGCACGTCGCCGCCAACCCCCGGGTGAAGCGTTTCTACTTAAACGGCGACCTGATGGACCTCCCCACCCACCCCAACCATTTCCCCGCCGAGAACGCCCCGATCCAACTGGATTCTCAAGGAAACGTATCCTTCTTCTTAAAGGACAGTCGAATTGTCCCCGGCAGCCTCCAGCCCGAATTCGATCAAGTTCTATCCGAAATTGGGGCGCTCAGCCGCACGATGGTGGGCCGTGGCGACTACCCTTGCATCTTCCTCACCGGCAACCACGACATAGGCATCAACGGCCTCCGATTCGCACGCAAAGATCAATCATTCTGGCCCGCCCAGATCGCATGGGGGCCAAGCGTCATCTACCGCGCCACCGACCGATCAGCGGTCTACATCGAACACGGACACCTCGTCGATCCATTCCTTTGGCTTTACCTGCGGTACGCCCTCCTTGACCTCACCAGAGTGGGCATCCAATCCGTCATGCAGAGAGGTGGACGCACCGGCATGGGCAAGAAAACCGACACCCGAAAGATGGAGATGTTTGAGATGGTTGCCGCCGGAGTCTACGACGAAAAGCTGTACGGATGGCCCTCCACCGAACGCGAAAAATCCCCCCAATATCGCGATAAGCCGATCGAATGGCTCGCCCGACACCGATATCGACACGCCGCCAGACGCCGATTCCGCGAACTCGGAGGCAGCAAAGGAACCGTGAAAGTGGTGACGTTCGGGCACACCCACATCCCCGATTGCTACCGATTCCCCGGAGGGCTCACCTACCTAAACTCAGGGGATTGGTCGATTGATACGCCCCACTGCTGCTTCAGCCTTATCGACGACGATGGAAACATCCACGGCCCCTATCAATGGCCGTTCGACAAAGACAAGATTTAG
- the msrA gene encoding peptide-methionine (S)-S-oxide reductase MsrA, whose translation MDGVVEAESGYAGGHTPDPTYRTVCDGGTGHAEVVRVQFDPSMVTYETLLKQFFSIHDASFSRGASSQYRSIILTTTDEQAQQAQAYLDSINATRNANRQIATQLSPAGEFYRAEEYHQRYYEKMGVSSCRIK comes from the coding sequence TTGGACGGAGTGGTTGAAGCCGAGAGTGGGTATGCCGGAGGGCACACCCCTGACCCTACCTACAGAACGGTCTGCGATGGCGGCACCGGTCATGCCGAGGTCGTACGTGTGCAGTTTGATCCAAGCATGGTCACTTATGAGACCCTGCTCAAGCAGTTCTTTTCGATCCACGACGCATCGTTCAGCCGGGGTGCAAGTTCGCAATACCGAAGCATTATTCTCACGACGACCGATGAGCAAGCGCAGCAGGCTCAGGCATATCTGGACTCGATCAACGCAACGCGCAATGCAAATCGTCAGATCGCAACGCAGCTCTCGCCCGCTGGCGAGTTCTACCGAGCCGAAGAGTATCACCAGCGATACTACGAAAAGATGGGCGTCTCTTCCTGCCGAATCAAGTGA
- a CDS encoding SRPBCC family protein translates to MMILLYCVLGLVGLVALLAIIGSFMPKSHTTISQITLDKPRSEVWETISDFEHQDWRTDLKKNERLPDQDGKPVWKESVSDMDLVLRTDVFDAPSRMVRTIADPKLMFQGRWEYELEDEGSGCKLKITEHGEVANPLIRFMSLFYDPSATMREYMTGLAKKFGEEPRIEVLRKK, encoded by the coding sequence ATGATGATTCTTTTGTATTGCGTTTTGGGGCTAGTTGGCCTGGTCGCACTTTTGGCGATCATTGGCTCGTTTATGCCCAAGTCGCACACGACGATCAGCCAAATCACCTTGGACAAGCCACGATCGGAGGTCTGGGAAACGATCAGCGATTTTGAGCATCAGGATTGGCGCACCGATCTCAAGAAGAACGAGCGGCTGCCGGATCAAGACGGGAAGCCTGTGTGGAAAGAGTCTGTGAGCGATATGGACCTCGTCTTGCGCACCGACGTTTTTGACGCCCCAAGCCGGATGGTTCGCACCATCGCCGATCCGAAGCTGATGTTTCAGGGGCGGTGGGAGTATGAGCTTGAGGATGAGGGGTCGGGTTGCAAGCTGAAGATCACGGAGCATGGCGAGGTTGCCAACCCGTTGATTCGATTTATGAGCTTGTTCTATGATCCGTCGGCGACAATGCGGGAGTATATGACGGGCTTGGCGAAGAAGTTTGGGGAGGAGCCAAGGATTGAGGTTCTGAGGAAGAAGTAG
- a CDS encoding sugar ABC transporter substrate-binding protein produces MKRLISQICTIALVAGVLFICLSCKRAEAGNKVVIRISNWGGVQDDNEYERTIKALYDQFEKENPDTDVVVERVAGEYVPKMLLSFVAGAEPDIMTLDASSAAVFMNNGVLKDLSPLMEAEKDFNLDDYFPNVVDIARRGDKLFAVPIDFTPMVLYYNKKMFRDAGVPYPKPGWTWDEFRATAKSLTRGEDQYGFVFANWMPGWIMWLWNNGGDVLSPDGTRASGYLDSPQNAEAVSFLRDIINVDKSAPTLSQAESMGVDLFAQGNAAMTIVGHWAIVGYKAPGSKIRVEDLGVVELPRKVHDQSVTVIYEAGLAMSKNCKHPEEAWRLIKFLTSYRYQKAYNSTGIAICARKDIAEEHAQGELEESFLRIVPSGRVPWGAKVEGYDYVETMGVQLMDSVLKQGRDPQQALTMAAKKIDKDFARK; encoded by the coding sequence ATGAAACGCCTCATCTCCCAGATATGCACGATTGCGCTCGTCGCTGGCGTTTTGTTCATCTGCCTGTCGTGCAAGCGTGCGGAGGCGGGCAACAAGGTTGTTATTCGCATCTCGAATTGGGGCGGCGTGCAAGACGACAACGAATATGAGCGGACGATCAAGGCGCTTTACGATCAGTTTGAAAAGGAAAACCCCGATACCGACGTTGTGGTTGAGCGGGTTGCGGGCGAATACGTTCCCAAGATGCTTCTAAGCTTTGTGGCGGGGGCGGAGCCGGACATCATGACTTTGGATGCCAGCAGCGCTGCCGTGTTCATGAACAACGGGGTTCTCAAGGACCTCAGCCCGTTGATGGAGGCCGAAAAGGACTTCAACTTGGACGATTATTTTCCGAACGTTGTGGACATTGCACGGCGGGGCGATAAGCTCTTTGCGGTCCCGATCGACTTCACCCCGATGGTGCTCTACTACAACAAGAAGATGTTCCGCGATGCGGGCGTGCCCTATCCGAAGCCGGGTTGGACGTGGGACGAGTTTCGGGCGACGGCAAAGTCGCTGACCCGGGGAGAGGATCAGTACGGATTTGTCTTCGCCAATTGGATGCCCGGTTGGATCATGTGGCTTTGGAATAACGGTGGAGACGTTCTTTCCCCCGATGGCACGAGAGCCTCTGGCTACCTGGACAGTCCACAGAACGCCGAAGCCGTTAGCTTTCTCCGCGACATCATCAACGTCGACAAGTCAGCCCCAACGCTCAGCCAAGCCGAGTCGATGGGTGTTGATCTCTTTGCCCAAGGCAACGCAGCGATGACGATTGTTGGGCATTGGGCGATCGTGGGCTATAAAGCTCCAGGCTCAAAGATTAGGGTGGAGGATTTGGGGGTTGTGGAGTTGCCGCGCAAGGTCCATGACCAGTCGGTGACTGTGATCTATGAAGCTGGTCTGGCGATGAGCAAGAACTGCAAGCATCCAGAGGAAGCTTGGCGGCTGATCAAGTTTTTGACCAGCTATCGGTATCAGAAGGCTTATAACTCGACGGGGATTGCGATCTGTGCACGGAAGGATATTGCGGAAGAGCATGCGCAAGGGGAACTGGAGGAGTCGTTCTTGCGGATTGTGCCGAGTGGGCGGGTGCCGTGGGGTGCGAAAGTCGAGGGTTATGATTACGTGGAAACGATGGGGGTGCAGTTGATGGACAGCGTTCTGAAGCAAGGGCGCGATCCACAGCAGGCGTTGACCATGGCGGCGAAGAAGATCGATAAGGATTTTGCGAGGAAATGA
- a CDS encoding 4a-hydroxytetrahydrobiopterin dehydratase, whose translation MFPLEYKKLADEQIQQGLLSLDGWAYDGSQIVKTYSFSKYPEGPAFAVKVGELAEELNHHPDILITWCKVRVSMNTHDVSGISPYDFELAKRIDLA comes from the coding sequence ATGTTCCCACTTGAATACAAAAAACTCGCCGATGAGCAGATTCAGCAAGGTCTCCTTTCGCTTGATGGATGGGCTTACGATGGCAGCCAGATCGTGAAAACGTACTCGTTTTCGAAATATCCGGAGGGGCCAGCTTTTGCCGTAAAGGTCGGGGAGCTTGCGGAGGAGTTGAACCACCACCCGGACATTTTGATCACTTGGTGCAAGGTTCGAGTGTCGATGAACACTCATGATGTGAGCGGCATCTCTCCCTACGATTTTGAGCTTGCCAAGAGAATCGACCTCGCTTGA
- a CDS encoding glycosyltransferase, with protein sequence MPRVSVILTCYNHIKFLPAAWEGICNQTYTDWEVIAIDDGSTDGTRDWLKTIEDKAKVILNEQNLGTYGSLNRALKECTGEFIAILNDDDLWAPTKLESQLELFEKHPKVGLVHTDGWFIDGNGNKMEGSPLGFEFPKTETGDILIPLLYANKIIASAALIRKECFDKLGGFNEAYFGSGDWEMWLRIAEKYEVGCVQDQLTFYRVHGGNASHKLDRIWKDDQMLREWMQTKYPILEGHGYLPDAITNAKAHNEACLGTVRTLNGDPKGGREAYAASIRLAPRRYKSHLRWLATFLPRSVFRKLL encoded by the coding sequence ATGCCGCGTGTTTCGGTCATCCTGACCTGCTATAACCACATCAAGTTTCTGCCCGCTGCCTGGGAAGGAATCTGCAATCAGACCTACACAGATTGGGAGGTCATCGCCATTGACGACGGTTCTACCGATGGCACTCGCGACTGGCTCAAGACCATCGAAGACAAAGCCAAGGTCATCCTGAACGAGCAAAATTTGGGCACGTACGGGTCGCTCAATCGAGCGCTAAAGGAGTGCACCGGAGAGTTCATCGCCATCCTCAACGACGACGACCTCTGGGCGCCCACCAAGCTCGAAAGCCAGCTTGAATTGTTCGAAAAGCATCCAAAGGTGGGCCTTGTCCACACGGATGGCTGGTTCATCGACGGCAACGGCAACAAGATGGAAGGCTCGCCACTCGGCTTTGAGTTCCCCAAGACCGAGACCGGAGACATCCTCATCCCCCTCCTCTATGCCAACAAAATTATCGCTAGCGCGGCCCTCATCCGCAAGGAGTGCTTCGACAAGCTGGGCGGGTTCAACGAGGCGTATTTTGGGTCGGGCGATTGGGAGATGTGGCTACGCATCGCCGAGAAGTACGAGGTTGGGTGCGTGCAGGACCAGCTGACTTTCTATCGCGTCCACGGAGGCAACGCCAGCCACAAACTGGATCGAATTTGGAAGGACGATCAGATGCTGCGGGAGTGGATGCAGACCAAGTATCCGATCCTCGAAGGCCACGGCTATCTGCCTGACGCCATTACCAACGCCAAGGCTCACAACGAGGCTTGTCTCGGCACGGTGCGCACGCTCAACGGTGACCCAAAAGGCGGCCGCGAAGCCTATGCCGCCAGCATCAGACTGGCCCCAAGACGGTACAAAAGCCACCTTCGATGGTTGGCGACATTCCTGCCCAGATCGGTGTTTCGAAAGCTGCTTTAG
- a CDS encoding MarR family transcriptional regulator codes for MQDELVELVLELYPLIYFGCHTRHEPDPETRKGLTHQQEMILGHLDEEDATNLNWLASHMGVTPSTMSIHVDRLVKKGFVQRVQAQDDRRKVELRLTPEGVAIIASQNVLDPERVALMLERLTPDQRREGVEGLRLLAEAAGQIGYGYGSKDDT; via the coding sequence ATGCAAGACGAACTCGTCGAGCTGGTTTTGGAGTTGTATCCGCTCATCTATTTCGGCTGTCACACGCGGCACGAGCCCGACCCTGAAACCAGGAAAGGACTCACGCACCAGCAAGAGATGATCTTGGGACACCTCGATGAAGAGGACGCGACCAACTTGAATTGGTTGGCCTCTCACATGGGGGTGACACCGTCGACGATGAGCATTCATGTGGACCGGTTAGTGAAGAAGGGGTTTGTCCAGAGAGTTCAAGCTCAGGACGACCGTCGAAAAGTTGAGCTGCGGCTGACGCCTGAGGGCGTGGCGATCATTGCATCGCAAAATGTGCTTGATCCCGAGCGGGTGGCGCTTATGCTTGAGCGTTTGACCCCGGATCAGAGGAGAGAGGGCGTGGAAGGGTTACGACTTCTCGCTGAGGCAGCAGGGCAAATCGGTTATGGATACGGCTCCAAAGACGACACTTAG
- a CDS encoding carbohydrate ABC transporter permease gives MREDQVDRGWRRIWLFLGVLVALLLPIAFVPVEPFAKLILACIAILLTSSILVPSIVEPVNPDAAKSVRMGFNIVWLLALGVFLIAPFVWMILISLRESNTPIPSLYEVIPENAHWENYAKIVTMEDIPVLRFFWNSVFVSVSVVLGQLLVCSMAAYAFSRLKFKGRDSLFMAFLFSMMFGGPVVQIPVYLMMRGFGWLDTYAALIVPGVSSAFNVFLFRQFFMQIPMELDEAARIDGAGEFRIYWKVILPLSKAALATGGAFTFFAVWTDFFWPLLVTNSMEMRTLEVGLSVFKTSYGNSNWPLQMTAAVVVLIPMLLVFLFTQRFFTKGVVMGSVK, from the coding sequence ATGCGTGAAGATCAAGTTGACCGTGGGTGGCGACGCATTTGGCTCTTTTTGGGAGTCCTCGTCGCGCTCTTGTTGCCGATCGCTTTTGTACCGGTCGAGCCCTTTGCAAAGCTCATTCTGGCCTGCATTGCGATATTGCTGACTTCGAGCATCCTTGTGCCTTCGATTGTGGAGCCAGTGAATCCCGACGCGGCAAAGTCGGTTCGGATGGGATTCAACATCGTCTGGCTGCTCGCGCTTGGCGTCTTTCTTATCGCGCCGTTTGTTTGGATGATCTTGATCTCGCTGCGTGAAAGCAACACACCTATCCCGAGTCTTTATGAGGTGATTCCCGAGAATGCGCATTGGGAGAACTACGCGAAGATCGTCACGATGGAGGACATCCCGGTGCTGCGGTTCTTTTGGAACTCAGTGTTTGTCTCCGTTAGCGTTGTGCTTGGGCAGTTGCTCGTTTGTAGCATGGCGGCGTATGCCTTTTCCAGGCTCAAGTTTAAGGGTCGGGACAGCCTTTTTATGGCGTTCCTGTTTAGCATGATGTTCGGCGGGCCGGTGGTGCAGATTCCGGTCTATCTGATGATGCGGGGCTTTGGGTGGCTGGACACTTATGCAGCGCTGATCGTCCCGGGCGTGAGCAGCGCTTTCAACGTTTTTTTGTTCCGGCAGTTCTTTATGCAGATTCCGATGGAGCTTGACGAAGCCGCGAGGATCGACGGAGCGGGGGAGTTTCGCATCTATTGGAAGGTGATTTTGCCGCTGAGCAAGGCGGCCTTGGCGACGGGTGGGGCGTTCACTTTCTTTGCGGTTTGGACCGACTTCTTCTGGCCTTTGCTGGTGACGAATTCGATGGAGATGCGGACGCTGGAGGTTGGGCTGAGCGTGTTTAAGACGAGCTATGGAAACAGCAATTGGCCGTTGCAGATGACGGCAGCGGTGGTTGTGCTGATCCCGATGCTGCTGGTTTTCCTCTTCACTCAGCGGTTCTTTACAAAGGGCGTTGTGATGGGGAGTGTGAAGTGA
- a CDS encoding sugar ABC transporter permease → MKRSRIGYLFVAPAFVHLLVFALIPILYALYLSFFKWHILKEEKPFVGMQNYVDAVTDPPFWNAMWNSLRYTLVSVPVGLLVALLVAILVNQKMRGMTIFRTIYYIPSICSGVAIAMMWIYIYLPTNGLISGTLNAIGIKNEINLLNNVATAMWALVFMSIWTGLGPRMVLFLAGLVGIPQSLYEAAQLDGANKLREFWSITLPMLAPTTMFVVITSTISAMQIFTPVYMMTKGGPEGSTDVIGYHIYTDAWQKFHIGLASSKSFLLLIAILAVSVFQYRLMKRQMEGYSAG, encoded by the coding sequence GTGAAGCGTTCCCGAATCGGCTACCTGTTTGTGGCACCGGCTTTTGTTCATCTGCTGGTGTTTGCGTTGATTCCGATCCTTTACGCGCTGTATCTCAGCTTCTTCAAGTGGCACATTCTGAAGGAAGAGAAACCGTTTGTGGGGATGCAGAATTACGTGGACGCAGTAACCGATCCGCCGTTCTGGAATGCGATGTGGAACTCGCTGCGGTATACGCTGGTGAGCGTTCCGGTTGGGCTTTTGGTAGCGCTGCTGGTTGCGATTCTGGTGAACCAGAAGATGCGCGGAATGACGATCTTTCGCACGATCTATTACATCCCTTCGATCTGTTCGGGCGTTGCTATCGCGATGATGTGGATTTACATCTATCTGCCTACCAACGGACTGATTTCCGGCACCCTCAACGCCATCGGGATCAAGAACGAGATCAACCTTTTGAACAACGTGGCAACAGCGATGTGGGCACTGGTTTTCATGTCGATCTGGACCGGGCTGGGACCGCGGATGGTGCTGTTTTTGGCGGGGTTGGTGGGGATCCCACAATCGCTTTATGAGGCGGCTCAGCTTGATGGTGCGAACAAGCTGCGCGAGTTTTGGTCGATCACGCTGCCGATGCTGGCCCCGACCACGATGTTTGTGGTGATCACCAGCACGATCTCGGCGATGCAGATTTTCACGCCGGTATATATGATGACCAAGGGCGGGCCGGAGGGTTCGACCGATGTGATCGGCTACCACATCTACACCGATGCTTGGCAGAAGTTTCACATTGGGCTGGCGTCGTCGAAGTCGTTCTTGCTGCTGATTGCGATCTTGGCGGTGTCGGTGTTTCAGTACCGGTTGATGAAGCGGCAGATGGAGGGCTATAGTGCGGGATAG
- the pckA gene encoding phosphoenolpyruvate carboxykinase (ATP) yields the protein MTVSSPLSLSGPLNLDQASELFTNLSSAVLVEHAVRQGDKLADNGALVAYTGKYTGRTPKDKFTVRDAESEGNVWWDNNAAMEPETFKKLLAKANEYVKGKKLYVVDTFGGADPEHRIKARFIVQRPYHALFIKTLLIRPELTELATYVPDWTVIDLCELKADPAVDGTRSEAVIALNFAEKTVLIMGTHYAGEMKKSVFTILNYLLPLKGVLSMHCSANIGEKGDTALFFGLSGTGKTTLSADPTRRLIGDDEHGWDEKGVFNFEGGCYAKCIKLSKQGEPQIWDAIRFGSVLENVVLNSRNEPDYDDGSLTENTRCAYPVEYIEGAVIPSIGGHPENICFLTCDAFGVLPPISRLNPEQAMYHFLNGYTAKVAGTEADVTEPQVTFSTCFGAPFLPLPPARYAKLLGEKIAKHNVRVWLINTGWSGGPYGVGNRMKLSYTRAMIHAAFSGVLDNVEYATDPVFGLSVPTTCPNVPDEVLLPRSTWEDKEAYDAKATELRAMFENNYKKFS from the coding sequence ATGACAGTGTCGTCACCGCTTTCGCTATCCGGCCCTTTGAACCTTGACCAGGCTTCCGAACTTTTTACGAACCTCAGCTCTGCTGTTCTCGTCGAACACGCCGTAAGACAGGGCGATAAGCTTGCCGACAACGGCGCTCTCGTAGCCTATACCGGCAAATATACGGGAAGAACACCCAAGGACAAGTTCACCGTCCGGGATGCAGAGAGCGAAGGCAACGTCTGGTGGGACAACAACGCCGCGATGGAGCCCGAGACGTTCAAAAAGCTCCTCGCCAAGGCAAACGAATACGTCAAGGGCAAGAAGCTCTACGTCGTCGATACCTTTGGCGGAGCCGACCCCGAGCACCGCATCAAAGCCCGGTTCATCGTCCAGCGACCCTATCACGCCCTCTTCATCAAGACCCTCCTCATCCGCCCCGAACTCACAGAGCTTGCGACGTATGTCCCCGATTGGACCGTCATCGACCTCTGCGAGCTCAAAGCCGATCCCGCTGTCGATGGCACCCGAAGCGAAGCCGTGATCGCGCTCAACTTTGCCGAAAAGACAGTTCTCATCATGGGCACCCACTACGCGGGTGAGATGAAGAAGTCGGTCTTTACCATCCTCAACTATCTGCTCCCCCTGAAGGGCGTCCTGAGCATGCACTGCTCCGCAAACATCGGTGAGAAGGGCGACACCGCACTTTTCTTCGGCCTGAGCGGAACCGGAAAGACGACTCTCTCCGCCGACCCAACCCGACGCCTCATCGGTGACGACGAGCACGGCTGGGATGAGAAGGGAGTGTTTAACTTTGAAGGCGGATGCTACGCCAAGTGCATCAAGCTAAGCAAGCAAGGCGAACCCCAAATCTGGGACGCGATCCGATTCGGCTCCGTCCTCGAAAACGTAGTCCTCAACAGCCGAAACGAACCGGATTACGACGACGGCTCGCTCACCGAAAACACACGATGCGCCTACCCGGTCGAGTACATCGAAGGTGCCGTGATCCCCAGCATCGGCGGACATCCCGAAAATATCTGCTTCCTCACCTGCGACGCCTTCGGAGTGCTGCCCCCCATCTCACGGCTCAACCCCGAGCAGGCGATGTATCACTTTTTGAATGGCTACACGGCAAAGGTCGCCGGCACAGAAGCCGACGTTACCGAGCCGCAGGTCACCTTCTCCACATGCTTCGGCGCACCTTTCTTGCCGTTGCCACCCGCCCGCTACGCAAAGCTCCTTGGAGAAAAGATCGCCAAGCACAACGTACGCGTCTGGCTGATTAACACGGGCTGGAGCGGTGGACCCTATGGAGTCGGCAACCGGATGAAGCTCTCCTATACGCGAGCCATGATCCACGCTGCGTTCAGCGGAGTGCTCGACAACGTGGAGTACGCGACCGATCCGGTATTCGGACTGTCCGTCCCCACCACCTGCCCCAACGTGCCGGATGAGGTTCTGCTCCCCCGCAGCACGTGGGAAGACAAGGAAGCTTACGACGCCAAGGCAACAGAGCTTCGCGCAATGTTCGAGAACAACTACAAGAAGTTCTCGTAG